A genomic region of Nymphalis io chromosome 3, ilAglIoxx1.1, whole genome shotgun sequence contains the following coding sequences:
- the LOC126781225 gene encoding TBC1 domain family member 20: MESISSDGDSGDKYTINGDCSPTSNKDSNSLNHAKNIDDISTPSELKFDEDFEFEDPDVTKKRKEIEKCLLNPDVVNLEQWVHFAKSKAGLISDEYRRKIWPLLVGVTQEEMTEPPSLDELSTHPEYNQVVLDVNRSLKRFPPGIPYEQRVALQDQLTVLILRVIMKYPHLKYYQGYHDVAITLLLVCGDKASFPLLCRLSYGPSAPLAPFMQTTMQPTQHLLNYMLPVIRRADERLADCLEKSGVGTMFALPWYLTWFGHSLNRYADVVRLYDYFLCAAPLFPVYVTAALVLHRAPDVLLCDADMAMMHCLLSRLPDDLPFEDILVTAKKLYDENDPTDLEAEVDALEKREEQQRRADDERMRRRAAERAGRGARGGGRGGGGGGGWRLVPAALRRPGPRRAALALAAALLAVYVYYRPDLFREREDDL; encoded by the exons ATGGAATCTATTAGTTCCGATGGTGATAGTGGTGATAAATACACTATTAATGGAGACTGTTCGCCGACTTCAAATAAAGACTCCAACAGCTTAAATCATGCAAAAAATATCGATGACATCTCTACGCCTTCTGAATTGAAATTTGATGAAG attttgagTTCGAGGACCCTGATGTCACCAAGAAGCGAaaagaaatagaaaaatgtCTGTTAAATCCAGATGTAGTGAACTTAGAACAATGGGTACACTTTGCTAAAAGTAAAGCAGGTTTGATTTCTG ATGAATATAGAAGAAAAATATGGCCTTTATTAGTTGGTGTTACACAGGAAGAGATGACGGAACCACCTTCACTTGATGAACTCTCGACACACCCTGAGTATAATCAG gttgtGTTAGATGTGAACAGGTCTTTAAAGCGGTTCCCCCCTGGCATTCCATATGAGCAGAGAGTGGCTCTCCAGGATCAGCTAACAGTGCTCATTTTACGAGTCATCATGAAATATCCgcatttgaaatattatcaa GGTTACCACGATGTAGCGATTACGTTACTATTGGTGTGTGGTGATAAAGCTTCGTTCCCGTTGCTGTGTCGTCTGTCGTACGGACCAAGTGCTCCGCTAGCACCCTTCATGCAGACTACGATGCAGCCCACACAGCACCTGCTCAACTACATGCTGCCCGTTATACGAAGGGCCGATGAAAGGCTGGCGGATTGCTTagaaaa GTCTGGCGTGGGCACGATGTTCGCGCTGCCGTGGTACCTGACGTGGTTCGGGCACAGCCTCAACCGCTACGCGGACGTGGTGCGGCTGTACGACTACTTCCTGTGCGCCGCGCCGCTGTTCCCCGTCTACGTCACGGCGGCGCTCGTGCTGCACCGCGCGCCCGACGTGCTGCTCTGCGACGCCGACATGGCCATGATGCACTGCCTGCTGTCCCGG TTACCAGATGACTTGCCGTTCGAAGACATATTGGTGACAGCGAAAAAATTATACGACGAAAACGATCCGACTGACTTAGAGGCCGAGGTTGATGCGTTAGAAAAGAGAGA GGAGCAGCAGCGGCGCGCGGACGACGAGCGCAtgcggcggcgcgcggcggaGCGCGCGGGGCGCGGCGCGCGGGGCGGggggcgcggcggcggcggcggcggcggctgGCGGCTCGTGCCGGCGGCGCTGCGGCGCCCGggcccgcgccgcgccgcgttGGCGCTGGCGGCCGCGCTGCTCGCCGTCTACGTGTACTACCGCCCCGACCTCTTCAG GGAGCGAGAGGACGACTTGTGA
- the LOC126781226 gene encoding phospholipase A2 group XV-like gives MSKNKCYFLIFVALLVSKTSLGLSPVIFIPGDGGSQLEAKLNKTNVVHYICAKTSDDYYNIWLNLELLVPFVIDCWVDNLRLEYDNVTRTTRNSPGVDIRVPGWGNPEPVEWLDPSHDSAGSYFNTIADSLVKIGYVRNVSLRGAPYDFRKAPNENGEFFIKLKSLVEETYAMNNKSAVTFIVHSMGGSMALHFLRLQTQAWKDQYIRRMISLSTPWGGAMKALKVFAIGDDLGSLMLSESTLRTEQITCPSLAWLLPSPNFWKPSEILVQTDKFNYTINDLQKLFTDMELPNAWEMWRDTEKFSRDFSAPGVELHCIYGYNISTVERLVYKPGSWLDGSPTLVGGDGDGTVNLRSLSACERWRGLRAHAHPLRSLALSGAEHLRILRDPRVAHYLAAVLGGPAP, from the exons atgtcaAAAAACAAGtgctactttttaatttttgttgcaCTTTTAGTGTCTAAAACTTCCTTGGGTTTGTCGCCGGTTATTTTTA tACCAGGTGATGGGGGAAGTCAACTAGAAGCTAAGTTGAATAAGACAAATGTGGTTCACTACATTTGTGCAAAGACTTCAGATGATTACTACAACATATGGCTTAATCTCGAATTGCTTGTTCCATTTGTCATCGACTGCTGGGTTGACAATCTTCGTTTAGAATATGATAATGTTACACGAACAACACGCAATTCACCAGGTGTGGATATTAGAGTACCCGGTTGGGGTAACCCAGAGCCTGTAGAGTGGTTGGACCCATCACATGACTCCGCTGGgtcatattttaacactattGCAGATTCTCTAGTGAAAATAGGGTATGTGAGAAATGTATCCTTGAGAGGGGCTCCATATGACTTTAGAAAAGCCCCAA ATGAAAATGGAGAGttctttataaagttaaaatcacTTGTAGAGGAAACTTATGCGATGAACAATAAGTCAGCAGTGACATTCATAGTGCATAGCATGGGTGGCTCCATGGCTCTACATTTCCTAAGGCTGCAAACTCAGGCCTGGAAAGATCAGTACATTAGGCGGATGATATCTCTGTCTACACCCTGGGGAGGTGCAATGAAGGCACTCAAGGTTTTTGCAATAG GCGATGACCTAGGCTCGTTAATGTTGAGCGAGAGTACATTGCGCACTGAACAGATCACTTGTCCCTCCCTCGCCTGGCTTCTGCCTTCTCCCAACTTCTGGAAACCGTCCGAAATCCTCGTGCAGACTGATAAATTCAACTATACCATTAACGATCTCCAGAAATTATTCAC CGACATGGAGCTGCCGAATGCGTGGGAAATGTGGCGCGACACCGAGAAGTTCTCGCGGGACTTCAGCGCGCCTGGCGTCGAGCTGCACTGTATCTACGGGTACAACATCTCCACCGTCGAGAG GCTGGTGTACAAGCCGGGCTCGTGGCTGGACGGCTCGCCGACGCTGGTGGGCGGCGACGGCGACGGCACCGTCAACCTGCGCTCGCTGAGCGCGTGCGAGCGCTGGCGCGGGCTGCGCGCGCACGCGCACCCGCTGAGGAGCCTCGCGCTCAGCGGCGCCGAGCACCTGCGCATCCTGCGGGACCCGCGCGTCGCGCACTACCTCGCCGCCGTGCTGGGCGGCCCCGCGCCCTGA